The stretch of DNA GGCGTGCGCGGCAGGAGGAAGGAGGCCTCCACCACGTAGCTCCCGAACCGGTCCAGGGACAGGCTGGCCACGTCCGCCGCCACGCGGTCGGCGATGGCCACCTGGAGGAGCTGGCTGCCGCACTCGATGGCGCGCTGCAGGAAGTAGTTGCTGTACTGGCCCATGGCGATCTCGGCGGTGCGGTTCAGGATGATGTCCTCGAGGGCGCGGAGCTCGCCGTTCCTCGCGTACACCAGGCATTCCGCCAGGCACCTCGACCCGAACGACGAGAAGAGCAGCTCGTCGACGATCACGGTGGCGAACTGGATTATGACCTGGCAGAAACCAATCATCGGAAAAGGAGGAATCGTCAAATGACAGGTCAAAATTAACAGCAAGCAGCAGTACTCATAGCACCTTGCTGTCCTCGTAAGACATCGTGGTGAAGCAGTACTGAAGCAGCTCCCCGCCATTGTACTGCTCCATGAGGCGTTCGCGGAGGAGCCAGCAGATGAGCTGCACGAGCAGCTGGGGGTGAGGCACCAGGGCCCTGACGAGCTCCTTCACAACAGTTGCCAACCTGCGCCGTGTATAATGTATAAGGAAGGAATTATTATCTGAACATTTGTGATTTCTTCTCAGTTTCGATTCGAGTATCTATCTGGTCAAGTGATCATGCCAAATTAAAGGAGGCAGTGCCAATTTTTTCTCGCAAAATTGATTGAGGTATCTTTTTTTTAGAGTTCTGATTGAGGGATCTTTTTTGAGGTACAATTTCAAAGCTTGATCAGAAAGGAAAGGCCAGGCCTGATTATTTTTTTCCAGAAGGGGAACGGACGTACCCGTGATTGTGCTTGGCGACGCCCATCAGAAAGCCATTGCCCTTGCACAGGCCCTCGACGATGTCCCGGAGCTCGTCGGGCCGCTTCGCGCAGGCGCGAAGCAGCGCGAGGAAAACGGCCTGCCTCTCGCTGGTTCCCGTGACGCTGAGCACGTCGCTCCTGACCCTAACGAGCACGCTCCGGCGCGCCTGCTCGTCGCCCTCCAGGAGCAGGCGGGCCACGTGGGCCGCAGTCTCCGGGAACCTCAGGAGGTCGGGATCcatcgggcggcggcgcaggcgcgagcGGACCTGCTCCAGCGTCGGGTAGTAGTAGCGGGCAGGCGCGGGGATCCAGGATCGGTAGTCCACCGGGTTCGCGCTCAGCGTGCTCTGGAAAGCGGAGGCGAACGGGTTGAGGCCGGAGTAGGAGTCGCCGACGGGGTGAGGGGCGCTGGGCACGAGCTGGAAGTGGGCGGCGCTGGGGCTCGGCGCCGACGACGAGCGCGACGGCTCCGAAGGgtgggacgcggcggcggggtcgaagtgcccggcgccggcgcccgggttgttcggcgtcgacggcggggcgggggcggcgctgaAGCGCGGGCTGTGCGCGCCGAAGTGCGAGTTGTAGAAGCCGCCGGCGCTGCAGGAGGCGTAGGGCGGGACGTAGCCGGCGCCCTCGGAGGCGTAGTCCGGCGGCTGGGGGAGGTAGTactgctccgcctccgcctggaGCTGTTGCATCTGAATTCCGGCcctcgcggccggcgcgggcaccacctgcggcggcggcggcggcggctggggcttGGGCTGGTCCCGCGGCGAGGggtcgtcgtcgccgagccGCATCACGCGGAAGTAGGCGCTGAGCTCGGCGGCGGGGTCcatcggggcggcggcggcgctctgatGAGTCCCGTCCATGTCGATCTCGGGGGCGTCGAGGCACAAACCGGATGGATTGCGTTGTTGCGAATCTGCCGTTGAGGATTTTGCGGCCTGCCGGCCGCATTTATATAGTGCGGGTTCTCGGAACGGACGGGATCACGGCACGGGACAGccccgagcggcggccgggtCGGATTGCATCGCATCACCGTACCGAATCCTACCCGATTAAGAGACGCACGCGCCGACGCGTACGAGCAGAACAAGCCGTCGGCTAGcgctgccggctgccgctgcCAGGACAGCACATGCCGCGGGGACGTCTCGTCCTGGTCCGCCGTGCCAGGGCTATCGTCCTCGTCCACCAGCAGCTCGCAGAGGACGCGACGCGTACCCGGGTTTACGGTTCGCGACGCCCATCAGTAACCTCCTGTCGCATCCCAGGGCGACGCCACGGCCTGGACGATGCTGTGCTGTGGAGGTGGAGCCCTTCCACCTGCACCACGCGCACGACGGCGCGCAGCAGCGTGGTGAACACGGCCGTCGCACGGGAGCCATTATTTAACGATCGTGCGCCGCGGCAGCATTGCGGCGAACGAGCGCAGCAACTAGAAAGCAACGCTCATGCACCAATAGTTATAGTAGAGAATACATATTTTGACTTGCTCTGGTAGGAAACACACTCTGGCATTACCTTAATCAATTCATCTTTAGTTCTGTGCTTAGGCTTCTACACTGACTTCTACTttattcttttttctctttcgggaCAGCGGGTGTGTGGGTGAGTGGATGGGCGGGGGGTTTCACATCCATATGCATGTAGAACTAGTAAGACtgagaaataaaaataaaaataaaaagacaaTAAGATTTAATAAAAAAGGAAGATGTGAAACAATTCTTTAGTGTCATAGTATAGGAggataaataaaaaatagattGGCTATCGTTCTCTAACGTAGAATAAATTGCATCTTCATTTACATAATCCAATGGTAATacctaaaaatttgaaaataagaaaaattataACCCTTATGCTCAACTTATATAAttgatttttaaaaaataaacagAAAGATATTCATAGAAAAACTTACATGCATGTTTGGTATTTTTTTTCTACAAGGGTGTCATACTTTTCGTTGCATGGGTGTGTCAATAGATAGTAGGATATGCATTCATACATGGTTCTGTCAGTAGGTAGTAGGATATGCATTCAGGCagtggttttgcatcttcctttGGGAAAAGATACTTGTATTCAAAATATTGTTGTACACAAAAAATATtggaaataaaaagaaaaagagaatgcAAATGCACTATGAATATTGGGGCTTTGTATTTCTAGATATAAAATCTTGTTATTTTACACTATAAGTTTAGatacaaaaatatttacaaattctAGACCTTTAAATATGAAAAATTAACTTtatactagcacattaataaCTTTGTAGTTGTAAAGAACTTTCAAATCTGAAAATTGTGAAATTTTGTACTGGCACGTTAATAACTTTGTAGTTCTAAGAAACTATAAAATCTAAAATTATAAACTTTGTACTACAATAATAATTTGTTGGTTCCAAATCTTTCGAACCTGATGCTATGAACTTTTCAATATCACATTAATAAACTTTATTAGCTCCAAAAACCtgctattattttattttaaattttgtacTCCCAAATCCAAAACTTTAATACAAATCTTGCATTCTAAAATTCAGAAACTTTCTACTAATATATTTTCAAACTTTCACACCGGACTCCACAACTTTGTAAATCCAAAACTTTGTACACTAAATTTCAGAACTTTctacaattaaatttaaaagtCTATACTACTAGATACAAAACTTTATACATGGATATTTGAAATCTTTTACAAATAGATATAGAACTTTCTACATAAAAACTTGCTACTGAAATAAAAATTAACACTAAGTTCGATAACTTTggacttttcaaaaatattttagtAAAATAAACTCTGAACTTTGCAGCCCAAATTAGAAAACTTTCTACTAGCAAGTTATAAACTTTGTACTCTCGTGAATCCAACTTTACTCTTCAAAAAATCTAGAACTTTGTGATAAAACATTTTTGTACTTTTGGATCTAATACTCATAATTAAAGAATTTTGCATTCCCATGTTGGGAACTTTAACCTAGCCTATCATAAACTTTGTATTTCTCGGTTCTAAAACTTTATTTGGAAAAACATTACGTCCTTGAACATTAGAACATATGAACTTCAGAAATATAACATTCTAACTTTATACTCCGAACTCtaaattataataaatttaacatCTAAATTTAGGGACTTCATACCATTGTATTTTGAAACacatatgtatataattttttcacAGCAATCAATATGCCTTGATCTCACCTGAATGCTTATGAAGTGTTGTGGTCAAAAGTCTTGTTTCAGAGCTATCAATGAACCTTGGCCAAACCTGTGCAAAATGGGAGTTTACTAAGCTTCTTATTAATGTGGACACATCATGGTCACAAAAATAAATTCACCATGGTTTAGTCATAACAAAAAAGACCCACTATCGGTGTTTAACCGCTAAGCTCTCCGAGGTATACCCCGAGGCAGgaactcgccgagatcagaacgcgttggtgcaaggaacacaaagatttagacaggccgccggagcgtaataccctatgtcctgtgtggtggtttatactgccttaggtgttgttcgatgtgtATCGTCtgctttggaggggtccctgcccgccatTATATAAAAAAAGTTAATTATTCTTAACTTTCAAGACATATGCATGAGACTTTATAATTGGATCTGAAAAGCTAAAATGACAATTAAATATCAAGATATTCAAAAAATCCTAAATGAAAACCATTTATACTTGAAACTAAAAGGAACCTCATATCTTTCAATTAACATATCAAAGT from Panicum virgatum strain AP13 chromosome 9K, P.virgatum_v5, whole genome shotgun sequence encodes:
- the LOC120648233 gene encoding uncharacterized protein LOC120648233, producing MQQLQAEAEQYYLPQPPDYASEGAGYVPPYASCSAGGFYNSHFGAHSPRFSPSRSSSAPSPSAAHFQLVPSAPHPVGDSYSGLNPFASAFQSTLSANPVDYRSWIPAPARYYYPTLEQVRSRLRRRPMDPDLLRFPETAAHVARLLLEGDEQARRSVLVRVRSDVLSVTGTSERQAVFLALLRACAKRPDELRDIVEGLCKGNGFLMGVAKHNHGLATVVKELVRALVPHPQLLVQLICWLLRERLMEQYNGGELLQYCFTTMSYEDSKVIIQFATVIVDELLFSSFGSRCLAECLVYARNGELRALEDIILNRTAEIAMGQYSNYFLQRAIECGSQLLQVAIADRVAADVASLSLDRFGSYVVEASFLLPRTPVPLQRLLAAFVSLRGNELADLVRGSYSNYVVSKLLDAAKNHFPQEARLLARRIEGLPMSVQREMHARGVMRTVGKLNHRHLGSHRTPY